From one Planococcus citri chromosome 3, ihPlaCitr1.1, whole genome shotgun sequence genomic stretch:
- the LOC135840367 gene encoding dTTP/UTP pyrophosphatase, with protein sequence MLEPVLYSILNKKKIVLASSSPRRKEVLKTVGLQFDVIPSQFDESSVPESKYADKRDYVLDLAEYKVMDVFDSLKNANNIPDLIIGADTIVELNNKIFGKPADKDQAVEYLKTLSGQTHTVHTAVVIKTLNKAKKFVESTRVTMAPLNVDTIKAYVETGDPLDKAGAYGIQCLGGSLIEKIEGDFYNVTGLPLHKFCLNLLSLLEEL encoded by the exons ATGTTGGAACCGGTGTTGTATTCCATtctaaataaaaagaaaatcgtACTCGCCAGTAGCTCTCCACGGAGAAAAGAAGTATTGAAGACTGTG GGGCTACAGTTTGATGTGATACCATCGCAATTTGATGAAAGCAGTGTGCCGGAGTCAAAATATGCAGATAAAAGGGACTACGTTTTAGATCTGGCCGAGTATAAAGTGATGGATGTTTtcgattctttgaaaaatgcgaACAATATTCCAGATCTCATCATTGGAGCAGACACGATTGTTGAATTGAACAACAAAATATTCGGGAAACCGGCTGATAAGGATCAAGCTGTGGAATATTTGAAAAC GCTTAGTGGACAAACTCATACAGTTCATACGGCGGTTGTAATTAAAACGTTGAATAAGGCGAAGAAATTCGTTGAAAGCACCAGAGTTACGATGGCTCCTTTGAATGTTGATACTATCAAAGCCTATGTTGAAACCGGCGATCCTTT AGATAAAGCTGGAGCGTATGGCATTCAATGTTTAGGAGGAAgtttgatcgaaaaaattgaaggcGACTTCTACAATGTCACCGGTCTCCCATTACACAAATTCTGCCTTAATTTGTTGAGTTTATTGGAAGAACTGTGA